The Impatiens glandulifera chromosome 8, dImpGla2.1, whole genome shotgun sequence genome includes a window with the following:
- the LOC124911254 gene encoding mitogen-activated protein kinase 15, which translates to MQSDQRKKSSVEVDFFTEYGEGSRYKIEEVIGKGSYGVVCSAFDTYLGEKVAIKKINDIFEHVSDATRILREVKLLRLLRHPDIVEIKHILLPPSRREFKDIYVVFELMESDLHQVIKANDDLTPEHYQFFLYQLLRGLKYIHTANVFHRDLKPKNILANADCKLKICDFGLARVAFNDTPTAIFWTDYVATRWYRAPELCGSFFSKYTPAIDIWSIGCIFAELLTGKPLFPGKNVVHQLDLMTDMLGTPSPETIARIRNEKARRYLSTMRRKKAIPFTHKFPNADPHALRLLEKMLAFDPKDRPSAEEALADPYFKNLARVEREPSAPPVTKMEFEFERRRVTKEDVRELIYRETLEYHPKMLKEYLDGAEPTGFMYPSAVDHFKKQFAYLEEHYGNGGTGTPPERQHASLPRPSVLHSDRVVVQSSAEVANELSKCSIKEVDKAHTDRTTTNGVIPMTRMPLPPNIQAGSAAAARPGKVVGSILHYNNCGAAAVAGEALEQRRISRNPAVPPQYGGAISSSSSTSSTSYPRRSAPCKNKRVEDGVVEGSDGLQPKPSFVARKMAAAPGGGSGTHWY; encoded by the exons ATGCAGTCTGATCAGCGAAAAAAG TCATCTGTAGAAGTAGACTTCTTCACGGAATATGGTGAAGGGAGCAGGTATAAAATAGAGGAAGTAATTGGGAAAGGAAGCTATGGTGTTGTATGTTCTGCATTTGATACATATCTTGGTGAAAAAGTTGCTATTAAGAagattaatgatatttttgaaCATGTATCTGATGCCACACGCATTCTTAGAGAAGTTAAGCTACTCAGACTTCTTAGACATCCAGATATCGTCGAAATCAAACACATTCTATTGCCTCCTTCAAGAAGGGAGTTTAAAGATATTTATGTTGTCTTTGAACTAATGGAATCTGATCTTCATCAAGTTATTAAAGCAAATGATGATTTGACACCAGAACATTACCAATTCTTTCTTTATCAGCTTCTTCGAGGTTTGAAGTATATACACACAG CAAATGTATTTCATCGTGATCTTAAACCGAAAAACATCCTGGCCAATGCTGATTGTAAACTGAAGATATGTGACTTTGGTCTTGCAAGAGTGGCCTTTAATGATACTCCTACTGCTATATTCTGGACA GACTATGTTGCCACAAGATGGTACCGGGCGCCTGAATTGTGTGGATCTTTTTTCTCCAAG TACACTCCTGCGATAGATATATGGAGCATTGGTTGCATATTTGCGGAACTGTTAACTGGAAAGCCTCTTTTCCCTGGAAAAAATGTAGTTCATCAACTGGATCTGATGACGGATATGTTGGGAACACCCTCTCCTGAAACAATAGCCAGG ATTAGGAATGAAAAGGCTCGGAGATACTTAAGCACCATGAGAAGGAAGAAAGCTATTCCTTTCACACATAAGTTTCCAAATGCTGATCCTCATGCTCTTAGATTGTTAGAAAAGATGCTTGCATTTGATCCTAAGGATCGACCTTCTGCTGAAGag GCCCTTGCCGATCCATATTTCAAAAACCTAGCCAGGGTTGAGCGGGAACCCTCTGCTCCTCCAGTTACAAAAatggaatttgaatttgagagaAGAAGGGTAACAAAAGAAGATGTTCGTGAGCTGATATATCGGGAGACTCTTGAATACCACCCGAAGATGTTGAAAGAATATTTGGACGGAGCTGAACCAACCGGATTTATGTACCCAAG TGCTGTTGACCATTTCAAGAAACAATTTGCTTATCTTGAAGAGCACTATGGAAATGGAGGAACCGGTACTCCACCTGAGCGACAGCATGCATCATTGcccag GCCCAGTGTATTGCATTCAGACAGAGTCGTTGTGCAGAGTTCAGCAGAAGTTGCAAATGAGCTCTCGAAATGTTCTATAAAGGAAGTTGATAAAGCACATACGGATAGAACCACCACCAACGGGGTGATCCCCATGACGAGAATGCCCCTTCCCCCAAATATCCAAG CCGGTTCTGCTGCTGCTGCGAGACCTGGAAAAGTAGTTGGATCCATATTGCATTATAACAACTGTGGAGCGGCTGCAGTAGCTGGTGAGGCACTTGAACAAAGGAGGATAAGTAGAAACCCAGCTGTTCCACCTCAATATGGTGGCgccatttcttcatcttcttctacttcttccacttcGTACCCTAGAAGAAGTGCACCATGTAAAAACAAGAGGGTTGAAGATGGTGTTGTTGAAGGGTCTGATGGTCTGCAACCTAAACCATCTTTTGTCGCCAGAAAAATGGCTGCCGCCCCTGGTGGTGGTTCTGGAACCCACTGGTATTGA